One stretch of Trichomycterus rosablanca isolate fTriRos1 chromosome 3, fTriRos1.hap1, whole genome shotgun sequence DNA includes these proteins:
- the tcea3 gene encoding transcription elongation factor A protein 3 isoform X4 has product MTREEDLIRIAKKLDKMVSKNNMEGAVDLLKELQNFNMTLKLLQETRIGMSVNRIKKHCTNEDVVSIAKILIKNWKRLLESSHSQKAETLKEIKNGSGACKETLSSSGSSPDRESCPNSGLNSNMKPADKDRKGKGEVMLKKERQESDYQKEKHLSNHTTDRRNVLESTVSSSPSSIHSSPPPKCPSVEAKKESPNSGFNSNLKPADKDRKEKGEAMLKKERQESDYQKEKHLSNHTTDRRNVLESTVSSLPSSIHSSPPPKCPSVEAKKERQEVPVPQTPPFPLHLHRPLPAHIRIPKHQTEVKKDRKEAPPKTTPTPAQHSDSHHSSPPAKRPSIEAHKERKKTPDPNAPALPSPLHLYSPPPEKPSASEMKKQRKVIVDPNAPLPPLPFHLHPPMSGKRPSLDMKKDKDKQIEKEKERKDTAAVKRVKQQQISEHKEDRNLGDSSKASKKHITDVKKERKDSTDCKLPSTKKQSNDSKRERINSTDHKSVQKLQSSDLKPQRKESTDSKNVQKQQSSEVKPERRDSINSKPVSSPPAKKLSSERRDSHGTKLAISGAPQRTMSTDSNDGRKNRPETPKTPTTPSTPTTPMSPTFSSAGGPLAPCLLTGDSVRDKCIEMLSAALRTDDNYKEYGTNCDAMAAEIEDHIYQEIKATDMKYKNRVRSRISNLKDPKNPNLRRNVLGGAIELSRIATMTAEEMASDELKQLRNVMTQEAIREHQMAKTGGTTTDLLQCPKCKKKNCTYNQVQTRSADEPMTTFVLCNECGNRWKFC; this is encoded by the exons ATGACGCGGGAAGAGGACCTGATACGGATCGCCAAAAAGCTAGACAAGATGGTGTCTAAAAATAACATG GAAGGTGCTGTTGATTTATTGAAAGAATTGCAAAACTTCAACATGACACTTAAATTGCTTCAG GAAACAAGAATTGGTATGTCTGTCAACAGAATAAAAAAGCACTGTACAAACGAAGATGTTGTCTCCATTGCTAAAATTCTTATTAAAAACTGGAAGAGGCTTTTGG AATCTAGCCATTCTCAAAAGGCTGAAACACTAAAGGAGATCAAAAATGGGAGTGGTGCTTGTAAGGAAACATTATCATCTAGCGGATCTTCACCAGATAGAGAGTCATG CCCAAACTCTGGCCTTAACTCTAACATGAAACCTGCCGATAAAGACAGAAAAGGAAAAGGAGAAGTCatgttaaagaaagaaagacaagaaaGTGATTACCAAAAAGAGAAACACCTCAgtaatcatacaacagacag GAGGAATGTTTTGGAATCCACAGTTTCTTCTTcaccttcatccatccattcttctcCCCCTCCCAAGTGTCCATCTGTGGAAGCAAAGAAAGAAAG CCCAAATTCTGGCTTTAACTCCAACTTGAAACCTGCCGATAAagacagaaaagaaaaaggagAAGCCAtgctaaagaaagaaagacaagaaaGTGATTACCAAAAAGAGAAACACCTCAgtaatcatacaacagacag GAGGAATGTTTTGGAATCCACAGTTTCTTCTTTACcgtcatccatccattcttctcCTCCTCCCAAGTGTCCATCTGTGGAAGCAAAGAAAGAAAG GCAAGAAGTACCTGTTCCTCAGACTCCTCCTTTCCCTCTTCATCTTCACCGTCCTCTTCCTGCTCACATCCGTATTCCGAAACACCAGACTGAAGTGAAGAAAGACAG GAAGGAGGCACCACCAAAAACAACTCCTACCCCAGCCCAACATTCTGACTCTCATCATTCCTCTCCTCCTGCTAAAAGGCCATCAATAGAGGCACATAAAGAGAG GAAAAAGACTCCAGATCCAAATGCCCCAGCTTTACCTTCACCTCTACACCTGTATTCTCCTCCTCCTGAGAAACCATCTGCTTCAGAGATGAAGAAACAAAG GAAGGTGATTGTGGATCCTAATGCacctcttcctcctcttcctttCCATCTTCATCCACCCATGTCTGGAAAACGTCCATCATTAGATATGAAGAAAGACAAAGACAAACAAatagaaaaggaaaaagaaag AAAAGACACAGCAGCTGTAAAACGAGTGAAACAGCAGCAGATATCTGAACACAAGGAAGACAG AAATCTGGGGGACAGTAGTAAAGCATCAAAAAAGCACATTACAGACGTAAAGAAAGAGAG AAAGGACTCAACAGATTGCAAGCTGCCGTCTACTAAAAAACAAAGCAATGATTCCAAGAGGGAAAG GATAAACTCAACTGATCATAAATCTGTCCAGAAACTACAATCAAGTGATTTAAAACCTCAGAG AAAAGAATCCACTGATtctaaaaatgtccagaaacaacaATCAAGTGAAGTAAAACCTGAGAG AAGGGACTCGATTAACTCTAAACCTGTCAGCTCACCACCAGCAAAGAAGCTCTCAAGTGAAAG GAGGGATTCTCATGGAACAAAGTTGGCTATCTCTGGAGCACCACAGAGAACGATGTCAACAGACAGCAATGATGGACG CAAAAATAGACCTGAGACTCCCAAGACTCCCACCACACCCTCCACTCCCACTACCCCTATGTCCCCCACATTCAGCTCTGCTGGTGGTCCCCTGGCCCCTTGTCTGCTCACAGGAGACTCTGTCAGAGACAAGTGTATTGAAATGCTGTCTGCTGCATTACGCACAGATG ataaCTACAAGGAATATGGGACAAACTGTGATGCCATGGCAGCTGAAATTGAGGAT CATATCTACCAGGAGATTAAAGCCACAGatatgaaatataaaaacagaGTACGGAGCCGCATCAGCAACCTGAAAGATCCTAAGAATCCAAATTTACGCAGGAATGTCCTGGGAGGAGCCATTGAGCTGAGCCGTATTGCCACCATGACCGCTGAG GAAATGGCCAGTGATGAGCTGAAGCAGCTAAGAAATGTTATGACCCAGGAAGCCATACGTGAGCATCAGATGGCAAAGACTGGTGGAACAACCACTGACCTCCTGCAATGCCCCAAATGCAAGAAAAAGAACTGCACATACAACCAG GTGCAAACTCGGAGTGCTGATGAGCCCATGACCACATTTGTGCTGTGCAATGAATGTGGAAACCGCTGGAAG tTTTGCTGA